In one window of Streptomyces sp. NBC_00193 DNA:
- a CDS encoding FtsX-like permease family protein produces MKNSILRRFRTQHRQLENRRAAARGESPATPGDWVRDLAFGVRFAVSGGREGWTRTLLTAVGVGLGVALLLVAAAVPAILNARGDRGADRGDSPSSYSVAVRPTAETIVTGRADTTYRGQDVYGRLVQPDGDRPLLPPGLDELPAPGEMFVSPELGKLLASPEGALLKERLGHKVSGTIGEAGLLGPRELAYYAGADNLVPDGENPTRTDDIGGPNLSEALGPFLTLLVIITFVVLLMPVAVLIATAVRFGGERRDRRLAALRLVGADAHMTRRIAAGEALFGALIGLAVGLGLFVGGRQLIGTVELWRISVFASDVSPSPLLAALIVAGVPVTAVAVTLFALRTVSIEPLGVARNTGTARRRLWWRLMLPAVGVALLSPMIGGLSPDSQVNELKIAVGAVLLLVGVTALLPWAMETVVGRMRGGPLPLQLATRRLQLDSGASARTVNGITVAVAGAIAVQMLFSGLESRYTQDTGFSPLRGEMRISRDYTGAAQQEKDTAALRATPGVASTLTYTLGHAHEPGTPPDPGAFVIVGDCAALGQIVEASDCRPGSVYLAGDLANQDPLTGGQYLPAPGARVDLSTQDKTSGKPGAPKLWTVPSAARLTALVPDPAGSFRTGIFATPEAINAGDLGDAGTELLAKLDPADRDAAEQVRNTAARMDPLQSVQYYEETATAPQLTNIKRGLFIGTTVTLLLIGASMLVTMLEQIRERRKLLSVLVAFGTRRSTLGMSVLWQTALPVTLGLALAVVGGLGLGVILLKMAVLPLAVDWAGIAWMTGISGGVVLLVTLLSLPPLWRMMRPDGLRTE; encoded by the coding sequence GTGAAGAACAGCATTCTGCGACGCTTCCGTACCCAGCACCGCCAACTCGAAAACCGCCGTGCGGCGGCGCGCGGGGAGAGTCCCGCCACCCCGGGCGACTGGGTGCGGGACCTCGCCTTCGGCGTCCGGTTCGCGGTGAGCGGCGGACGTGAGGGCTGGACCCGTACGCTCCTGACCGCCGTCGGAGTCGGCCTCGGCGTGGCCCTGCTGCTCGTCGCCGCCGCCGTCCCGGCCATCCTCAACGCCCGCGGCGACCGTGGCGCGGACCGCGGTGACTCCCCCTCCTCCTACAGCGTGGCCGTGCGGCCCACCGCCGAGACGATCGTCACCGGCCGGGCCGACACCACCTACCGGGGCCAGGACGTCTACGGGCGGCTGGTCCAGCCGGACGGCGACCGTCCGCTGCTCCCGCCCGGCCTGGACGAACTGCCCGCCCCCGGCGAGATGTTCGTCTCCCCCGAACTCGGGAAACTGCTCGCGTCGCCCGAAGGGGCCCTGCTCAAGGAGCGCCTCGGCCACAAGGTCAGCGGCACCATCGGTGAGGCGGGACTCCTCGGCCCACGCGAACTCGCCTACTACGCGGGGGCCGACAACCTAGTCCCCGACGGCGAGAACCCGACCAGGACCGACGACATCGGCGGCCCGAATCTCTCGGAGGCCCTCGGACCGTTCCTGACACTGTTGGTCATCATCACCTTCGTGGTGCTGCTGATGCCGGTGGCGGTCCTCATCGCCACCGCCGTCCGCTTCGGCGGCGAGCGCCGCGACCGACGGCTGGCCGCGCTGCGGCTGGTCGGCGCGGACGCGCACATGACGCGGCGGATCGCGGCCGGGGAGGCCCTGTTCGGCGCGCTGATCGGGCTCGCCGTGGGGTTGGGACTCTTCGTCGGCGGACGGCAGCTCATCGGCACGGTCGAGCTGTGGCGGATCAGCGTCTTCGCGTCGGACGTGTCCCCGAGCCCCCTGCTGGCGGCGCTGATCGTGGCCGGCGTGCCGGTCACGGCCGTCGCCGTCACCCTGTTCGCGCTGCGTACGGTCTCCATCGAACCGCTCGGCGTCGCACGGAACACCGGGACGGCCCGGCGGCGCCTGTGGTGGCGGCTGATGCTGCCGGCCGTCGGGGTGGCCCTGCTGTCCCCGATGATCGGGGGCCTCTCGCCGGACAGCCAGGTCAATGAGCTGAAGATCGCGGTGGGCGCCGTGCTGCTGCTCGTGGGGGTGACGGCGCTGCTGCCCTGGGCGATGGAGACCGTCGTCGGCCGGATGCGCGGCGGCCCGCTGCCGCTTCAGCTGGCCACCCGCCGACTCCAGTTGGACAGCGGCGCGTCGGCCCGGACGGTCAACGGCATCACGGTCGCGGTGGCCGGCGCGATCGCCGTGCAGATGCTGTTCTCGGGGCTGGAGAGCAGGTACACCCAGGACACCGGCTTCAGTCCGCTCCGCGGGGAGATGCGGATCAGCAGGGACTACACCGGTGCGGCCCAGCAGGAGAAGGACACGGCCGCGCTCCGCGCCACCCCGGGCGTGGCATCGACCCTGACCTACACACTCGGCCACGCGCACGAGCCCGGCACGCCCCCGGACCCCGGAGCCTTCGTGATCGTCGGGGACTGCGCGGCCCTGGGCCAGATCGTCGAGGCCTCCGACTGCCGGCCCGGCAGCGTCTACCTGGCCGGCGACCTGGCGAACCAGGACCCGCTGACCGGCGGCCAGTACCTCCCCGCGCCCGGCGCGCGGGTCGACCTCTCGACGCAGGACAAGACGTCGGGGAAGCCGGGCGCGCCCAAGCTGTGGACCGTTCCGTCCGCCGCCCGCCTCACCGCGTTGGTGCCGGACCCGGCAGGGTCCTTCCGCACCGGGATCTTCGCCACCCCCGAGGCGATCAACGCCGGTGACCTGGGTGACGCCGGCACCGAACTGCTGGCGAAGCTGGACCCCGCCGACCGCGACGCGGCCGAACAGGTCCGCAACACCGCGGCGCGGATGGACCCGCTGCAGTCGGTCCAGTACTACGAGGAGACCGCCACGGCCCCGCAGCTTACGAACATCAAGCGCGGCCTGTTCATCGGCACGACCGTCACACTGCTGCTGATCGGCGCGAGCATGCTCGTCACCATGCTGGAGCAGATCCGCGAGCGGAGGAAGCTGCTGTCGGTACTGGTAGCCTTCGGCACCCGGCGCTCGACGCTCGGGATGTCGGTGCTGTGGCAGACCGCGCTGCCGGTGACGCTCGGCCTGGCGTTGGCTGTCGTCGGCGGCCTGGGCCTCGGCGTGATCCTGCTGAAAATGGCGGTGCTGCCACTGGCCGTGGATTGGGCGGGCATCGCGTGGATGACCGGCATCAGCGGCGGTGTCGTCCTGCTGGTCACCCTGCTCAGCCTGCCGCCGCTGTGGCGCATGATGCGCCCCGACGGCCTGCGCACCGAGTAG
- a CDS encoding ABC transporter ATP-binding protein — protein MTDPILSATRLRKSYGTTPALDGADFGIRSGEVVAVMGSSGSGKSTLLHCLAGIVTPDAGQVMYDGRAMSTLSDAGRSRLRRGEFGFVFQFGQLVPDLTCLENVALPLRLNRVRRKEAERRAVGWMERLEVADLARKRPGRISGGQGQRVAVARALVGNPRVLFADEPTGALDSLNGERVMRLLTEAARETGTAVVLVTHEARVAAYCDREIVVRDGKSRDMEHAA, from the coding sequence ATGACCGACCCCATACTGTCCGCGACCCGCCTGCGGAAGTCCTACGGCACGACCCCCGCGCTGGACGGCGCCGACTTCGGCATCCGCTCCGGCGAGGTCGTCGCCGTGATGGGCTCCTCGGGCTCCGGCAAGTCCACCCTCCTGCACTGCCTGGCCGGCATCGTCACGCCCGACGCCGGCCAGGTGATGTACGACGGCCGGGCCATGTCGACGCTCTCGGACGCCGGGCGCAGCCGACTGCGCCGGGGCGAGTTCGGCTTCGTCTTCCAGTTCGGTCAGCTGGTGCCCGACCTGACCTGCCTGGAGAACGTGGCGCTGCCGCTGCGGCTGAACCGAGTCCGGCGCAAGGAGGCCGAGCGCAGGGCCGTCGGGTGGATGGAACGCCTGGAGGTCGCCGACCTCGCCCGCAAACGTCCCGGCCGGATCTCCGGCGGCCAGGGCCAACGGGTCGCCGTCGCCCGCGCCCTGGTCGGAAACCCGCGCGTGCTCTTCGCCGACGAACCGACCGGCGCCCTGGACTCCCTCAACGGCGAACGCGTCATGCGACTGCTGACCGAGGCCGCCCGCGAAACCGGCACGGCCGTCGTCCTGGTCACCCACGAAGCGCGCGTCGCCGCGTACTGCGACCGCGAGATCGTCGTACGCGACGGAAAGTCGCGCGACATGGAGCACGCCGCGTGA
- a CDS encoding PadR family transcriptional regulator — MSISYALLGLLESGPRHGYDLKRAFDDRFGRDRPLHYGQVYSTMARLLKNGLVEVDGTEAGGGPERKRYAITDAGVTDVEGWLAQPEKPEPYLQTTLYTKVVLALLTGRSAEGLLDTQRAEHLRLMRELTRRKSQGNLADQLICDHALFHLEADLRWLELTAARLGQLATEIRT; from the coding sequence ATGTCAATCAGCTATGCCCTGCTTGGACTTCTGGAGTCAGGGCCCCGCCACGGGTACGACCTCAAGCGCGCCTTCGACGACCGGTTCGGCCGGGACCGCCCCCTGCACTACGGCCAGGTCTACTCGACCATGGCGCGGCTGCTGAAGAACGGTTTGGTGGAGGTCGACGGCACGGAGGCGGGCGGAGGCCCGGAGCGCAAGCGGTACGCCATCACCGACGCCGGGGTGACCGACGTCGAGGGCTGGCTCGCCCAGCCCGAGAAGCCCGAGCCGTACCTCCAGACGACCCTGTACACGAAGGTTGTGCTGGCCCTGCTGACCGGCCGCAGCGCCGAGGGACTGCTCGACACCCAGCGGGCCGAACACCTGCGCCTGATGCGCGAACTCACCCGCCGCAAGTCCCAGGGCAACCTCGCCGACCAGCTGATCTGCGACCACGCCCTGTTCCACCTGGAGGCGGACCTGCGGTGGCTCGAACTCACCGCCGCCCGCCTCGGCCAGCTCGCCACGGAGATCCGCACATGA
- a CDS encoding PaaX family transcriptional regulator C-terminal domain-containing protein — protein MLVHALIREDGTVGADELYTVANTLGMSDQQVRLCIKRLVAEGRFTHEGRGRKAELYATEDTTRALAPNADFLRYAFQQDAGLAPWDGVWHLAAFAVPESARTARDALRETLVHLGGAPLQGGLYVCANAWEPYVEEAAHRLGAHGALTLLTTTDLRKGDTHEPVELAGSLWSLQEIADRYHRLGRIARPRLARLTGPAGLSPSALLTIAVELAAELTRALEPDPLLPPQLLPQPWPGTQARQLVARCWAALRERDGDEARPALFRLYADITREAADRAAR, from the coding sequence ATGCTCGTCCACGCGCTGATCCGCGAGGACGGCACCGTCGGCGCGGACGAGCTCTACACCGTCGCCAACACCCTGGGCATGAGTGACCAACAGGTGCGGCTGTGTATCAAACGCCTCGTGGCCGAGGGCCGGTTCACCCACGAGGGCCGTGGCCGCAAGGCGGAGCTGTACGCGACCGAGGACACCACGCGCGCCCTGGCTCCCAACGCGGACTTCCTCCGGTACGCGTTCCAGCAGGACGCCGGGCTCGCTCCCTGGGACGGTGTCTGGCACCTGGCCGCCTTCGCGGTGCCCGAATCGGCACGTACGGCCCGGGACGCCCTGCGTGAGACGCTCGTCCACCTCGGCGGCGCCCCGCTCCAGGGCGGACTGTACGTCTGCGCCAACGCCTGGGAACCGTACGTCGAAGAAGCGGCCCACCGCCTCGGCGCCCATGGTGCGCTCACCCTTCTCACCACGACCGACCTGCGCAAGGGCGACACCCACGAGCCCGTCGAACTCGCCGGCAGCCTGTGGTCCCTGCAGGAGATCGCCGACCGCTACCACCGCCTCGGCCGCATCGCACGGCCCCGCCTCGCCCGGCTCACCGGCCCTGCCGGACTCTCCCCGTCCGCACTCCTCACCATCGCGGTCGAACTTGCCGCCGAACTCACCCGCGCCCTGGAGCCCGACCCCCTGTTGCCGCCTCAGCTCCTGCCCCAGCCCTGGCCCGGCACCCAGGCCCGGCAGCTCGTCGCCCGGTGCTGGGCGGCCCTGCGCGAACGAGACGGCGACGAAGCACGCCCAGCCCTCTTCCGCCTCTACGCCGACATCACCCGAGAAGCTGCAGACCGGGCCGCGCGCTGA
- a CDS encoding GNAT family N-acetyltransferase, which translates to MGPDTTDTGTGPVTVRRGLPVGAERRAAELYWEAFGRKLGPALNPPDKAVPFIAAHLNADRAVCALIDGQLVGLAGYQLGGRALTGGSASAVLRAYGHLRGLPRLLLLALFERHPAPGQLVMDGIAVDPGMRGRGVGSLLIEEVAAVAAERHCREIRLDVIDINPRARALYERLGFTAVRTESTPYLRRLLGFGAVTTMRRAIGTRGAGEL; encoded by the coding sequence ATGGGACCGGACACGACGGACACCGGCACGGGACCGGTGACGGTCCGGCGGGGCCTGCCGGTCGGCGCCGAGCGGCGGGCGGCCGAGCTGTACTGGGAGGCTTTCGGCCGTAAACTGGGCCCCGCGCTGAACCCGCCGGACAAGGCGGTGCCCTTCATCGCCGCTCACCTGAACGCCGATCGCGCGGTGTGCGCACTCATCGACGGGCAGCTCGTCGGCCTCGCCGGCTACCAGCTCGGCGGCCGCGCCCTCACCGGGGGATCGGCCTCCGCCGTACTGCGCGCGTACGGACACCTGCGGGGGCTGCCCAGGCTCCTGCTCCTCGCCCTGTTCGAACGCCACCCGGCCCCCGGACAGCTCGTCATGGACGGCATCGCCGTGGACCCGGGCATGCGTGGCCGTGGGGTCGGGAGCCTGCTCATCGAGGAAGTGGCCGCCGTCGCGGCGGAGCGGCACTGCCGGGAGATCAGACTGGATGTGATCGACATCAATCCGCGCGCCAGGGCCCTGTACGAGCGGCTTGGCTTCACGGCCGTGCGGACCGAGAGCACGCCCTACCTGCGTAGGCTTCTGGGATTCGGCGCGGTGACCACCATGCGTCGCGCCATCGGAACGAGAGGGGCGGGAGAACTGTGA
- a CDS encoding S9 family peptidase, giving the protein MHPKIQPRLRGLRIAVWSLVTALVVAAGLVGVVLWQHSYAMDEQRVSIRYGGHTLNGVLATPKDSRKRHGLVVYLHGDGPLDATHDDGYRPMWEANAEAGYASLSWDKPGVAGAPGNWLGQSMDDRADEAAAAIAWARARPDIDGDRIGLWGVSQAGWVLPKVAAKTPLSFVIAVSPAINWLQQGRYNLLAELRAEGASAARTNAAIAKSDTTRRLLERHATFEEYVKAMGGDTDGMTADRWGFISKNHTADATQDLRALRGVPVLLALAGHDINVDVADTERVYREVLEAGGALTAKRYPDATHSFLRRSIEQSDLKITLTALFSPRSLFADGFLDGQRQFLKDLDRGSIATP; this is encoded by the coding sequence ATGCATCCAAAGATCCAGCCCCGACTGCGCGGGCTCCGCATAGCCGTGTGGTCACTTGTCACGGCCTTGGTCGTGGCCGCCGGTCTCGTCGGTGTGGTGCTGTGGCAGCACTCCTACGCCATGGACGAGCAGCGGGTATCGATCCGCTACGGCGGCCACACCCTCAACGGAGTACTGGCCACCCCCAAGGACAGCCGCAAACGCCACGGCCTGGTCGTGTACCTCCACGGCGACGGCCCCCTCGACGCCACCCACGACGACGGATACAGGCCCATGTGGGAAGCGAACGCCGAGGCCGGCTACGCCTCCCTGTCCTGGGACAAGCCCGGCGTCGCGGGCGCGCCCGGGAACTGGCTCGGCCAGTCCATGGACGACCGGGCCGACGAGGCAGCCGCCGCCATCGCCTGGGCGCGCGCCCGCCCGGACATCGACGGCGACCGGATCGGCCTCTGGGGCGTCAGCCAGGCGGGCTGGGTCCTGCCGAAGGTCGCCGCCAAGACCCCCCTGAGCTTCGTCATCGCCGTCTCACCCGCGATCAACTGGCTCCAACAGGGCCGCTACAACCTCCTCGCCGAGCTGCGCGCCGAGGGCGCGTCAGCAGCCCGTACCAACGCGGCGATCGCCAAGAGTGACACCACCCGACGGCTGCTGGAACGCCACGCGACCTTCGAGGAGTACGTCAAAGCCATGGGCGGCGACACGGACGGCATGACCGCCGATCGCTGGGGCTTCATCTCCAAGAACCACACCGCGGACGCCACGCAAGACCTCCGCGCCCTACGCGGCGTACCGGTGCTGCTGGCCCTCGCGGGTCACGACATCAACGTAGACGTCGCCGACACGGAGCGCGTCTACCGCGAGGTGCTGGAGGCAGGCGGTGCGTTGACGGCCAAGCGCTACCCGGACGCGACCCACTCATTTCTCAGGCGGTCCATCGAGCAGTCGGACCTCAAGATCACGCTCACTGCGCTCTTCTCGCCCCGCTCGCTCTTCGCGGACGGATTCCTGGACGGCCAACGGCAGTTCCTCAAGGATCTCGACCGAGGCAGCATTGCCACTCCGTGA
- a CDS encoding sporulation protein, with product MAFRKFLSALGVNAPEVETVLDEHQVQPGQELSGTVTVRGGAVDVEIERFQAELVVRFENHGAEARYLHVMEAREFGAPFTLAAGEVRTHAFAFQLPLGMPLTHSDGERLKGAYSAVRTELAIDNAVDRGDLDEVEVHALPSQAAVLRAYQALGFQHVDTEVKPGRAMNSRQEVDWWQEFELAFPPGYRPAMLEMMIVTLPEFIDVCAGGWAPRLTLTHEEAAADQAALNAQLEAHMKKQYGA from the coding sequence ATGGCGTTCCGCAAGTTCCTCAGTGCGCTGGGGGTCAACGCACCCGAGGTCGAGACCGTGCTCGACGAGCACCAGGTCCAGCCCGGTCAGGAGCTGTCCGGCACGGTCACCGTCCGGGGCGGCGCCGTGGACGTGGAGATCGAGCGCTTCCAGGCCGAGCTGGTGGTCCGCTTCGAGAACCACGGGGCCGAGGCCCGCTACCTGCACGTGATGGAGGCCCGGGAGTTCGGTGCGCCCTTCACGTTGGCCGCCGGGGAAGTCCGCACCCACGCGTTCGCCTTCCAGCTGCCGCTGGGCATGCCGCTCACCCACTCCGACGGGGAGCGGCTCAAGGGCGCGTACAGCGCGGTCCGTACCGAGCTCGCGATCGACAACGCCGTGGACCGCGGGGACCTCGACGAGGTCGAGGTGCACGCCCTGCCCTCGCAGGCGGCCGTGCTGCGGGCCTACCAGGCGCTCGGCTTCCAGCACGTGGACACCGAGGTCAAGCCGGGCCGGGCCATGAACTCCCGACAGGAGGTGGACTGGTGGCAGGAGTTCGAGCTCGCCTTCCCCCCTGGCTACCGGCCCGCGATGCTGGAGATGATGATCGTCACCCTGCCCGAGTTCATCGACGTGTGCGCGGGGGGCTGGGCTCCCCGGCTCACCCTGACCCACGAGGAGGCCGCGGCCGACCAGGCGGCGCTCAACGCCCAGCTGGAGGCGCACATGAAGAAGCAGTACGGGGCGTGA
- a CDS encoding response regulator transcription factor: MRVLVIEDEERLAASLKRGLEAAGYAVDVAHDGRIGLSMAGDDAYSAVILDIMLPGLNGYRVCARLRTDGVDTPILMLTAKNGEYDEAEALDTGADDYLAKPFSYVVLEARLRALLRRGGPRVRTRLRLGDLWLDPAARACGRGEHRITLTAKEFAVLECLARRAGEVVPKMDIVDDVWDVSYDGDINIVEVYVSTLRRKIDAPFQRTAIETVRGSGYRLAADGG; the protein is encoded by the coding sequence ATGAGAGTGCTGGTGATCGAAGACGAGGAGCGGCTGGCCGCGTCCCTCAAGCGCGGCCTGGAGGCCGCCGGGTACGCAGTCGACGTTGCCCACGACGGCAGGATCGGCCTGTCGATGGCGGGAGACGACGCGTACAGCGCGGTCATCCTCGACATCATGCTGCCCGGCCTGAACGGCTACCGGGTCTGCGCCCGGCTGCGCACCGACGGCGTCGACACCCCGATCCTCATGCTCACCGCCAAGAACGGTGAGTACGACGAGGCCGAGGCGCTGGATACCGGCGCCGACGACTACTTGGCGAAGCCCTTCTCCTACGTCGTCCTGGAAGCGCGGCTCCGTGCCCTGCTGCGTCGCGGCGGCCCGCGGGTGCGCACCCGGCTGCGCCTGGGCGACCTGTGGCTCGATCCCGCCGCGCGGGCCTGCGGACGCGGCGAACATCGGATCACCCTCACCGCCAAAGAGTTCGCGGTGCTGGAGTGCCTGGCCCGCAGGGCGGGCGAGGTCGTCCCGAAGATGGACATCGTGGACGACGTCTGGGACGTGTCGTACGACGGGGACATCAACATCGTCGAGGTCTACGTCAGTACCCTGAGGCGCAAGATAGACGCACCCTTCCAGCGCACAGCGATCGAGACGGTGCGCGGCAGCGGCTACCGGCTGGCGGCCGACGGTGGGTGA
- a CDS encoding cell wall metabolism sensor histidine kinase WalK — protein sequence MGDIRAGRDRLAAIAGLSTFAVLGAGLAALLMIGSMLPPPIGADSGLLGRVLALIEEAAAPGALLAAFLVATALWKLGGSARSRRAVTAAAATALLVTFANARWLPTVGMSSTGQTSSYLPWLVLSVAVAASGLLVAATTWATAPPRQEGAPAADRDRAPSVVVTVSAATALLAAAAWFIALSSESHESTRALTNWLFAIGGGLAIGATAWAVTRMALRPIETLNRELQEITTSRALDQRITVSEIGTVVPWLARTINVTLDRVFAGVTRQKLFIADASHELRSPIANLRTSLEASLAHPEEVDWPETVRDALTDIERLQRLTDDLLLLARLDDVAQPAGTPVDLAALAHDLVQEFRHLRIHQTLSFTLYADDPVVVHGSAVQLERLLRNLLDNAARHARTVTDITVTSGADGLARVEVRDDGPGIPSADRERVFERFTRLDSARARNTGGTGLGLAIARDIAARHRGNLHAAPNPSGALLIVGLPLGR from the coding sequence GTGGGTGACATCCGTGCGGGCCGGGACCGCCTCGCCGCCATAGCGGGCCTCAGCACCTTCGCCGTACTCGGCGCGGGCCTCGCGGCCCTGCTGATGATCGGTTCCATGCTGCCGCCGCCGATTGGTGCAGACTCCGGTCTCCTCGGCCGCGTTCTCGCACTCATCGAAGAGGCGGCGGCGCCCGGTGCGCTGCTGGCCGCCTTCCTGGTGGCCACCGCTCTATGGAAGCTGGGTGGTAGCGCGCGTAGCCGGAGGGCGGTGACGGCCGCCGCCGCGACCGCGCTGTTGGTGACCTTCGCCAATGCGCGCTGGCTGCCCACCGTCGGCATGTCCAGCACCGGTCAGACGTCCTCCTATCTGCCGTGGCTGGTCCTGAGCGTCGCCGTCGCGGCCTCCGGGCTGCTCGTCGCCGCCACCACCTGGGCGACCGCGCCGCCACGGCAGGAAGGCGCACCGGCCGCGGACCGGGACCGCGCGCCCAGCGTCGTGGTCACGGTCTCCGCAGCAACGGCTCTGCTGGCCGCGGCCGCTTGGTTCATCGCCCTGAGCAGTGAGTCCCACGAATCCACGCGCGCGCTGACCAACTGGCTGTTCGCCATCGGCGGCGGACTCGCCATCGGCGCCACCGCGTGGGCCGTAACCCGCATGGCGCTGCGCCCGATCGAGACCCTCAACCGCGAACTGCAGGAGATCACCACCAGCCGCGCCCTCGACCAGCGCATCACCGTCTCCGAGATCGGCACGGTGGTCCCCTGGCTGGCCCGCACCATCAACGTCACGCTCGACCGCGTCTTCGCCGGCGTCACCCGCCAAAAACTCTTCATCGCCGACGCCTCCCACGAATTGCGCAGCCCCATCGCCAACCTCCGCACCTCCCTCGAAGCATCCCTCGCCCATCCCGAGGAAGTGGACTGGCCCGAGACCGTACGGGACGCGCTCACCGACATCGAGCGACTCCAGCGCCTCACCGACGACCTGCTCCTGCTCGCCCGGCTGGACGACGTCGCCCAACCGGCCGGCACGCCCGTCGACCTCGCCGCGCTCGCCCACGACCTGGTCCAGGAGTTCCGCCACCTCCGCATCCACCAGACGCTGAGCTTCACCTTGTACGCCGACGACCCGGTCGTCGTCCACGGCAGCGCCGTGCAACTGGAACGGCTGCTGCGCAACCTCCTCGACAACGCCGCGCGGCACGCCCGCACGGTCACGGACATCACCGTCACCTCTGGCGCCGATGGCCTGGCCCGAGTCGAGGTACGGGACGACGGTCCTGGCATCCCCTCCGCCGACCGCGAGCGGGTCTTCGAACGCTTCACCCGCCTGGACAGCGCCCGCGCCCGCAACACCGGCGGCACCGGGCTGGGCCTGGCCATCGCCCGCGATATCGCAGCCCGGCACCGCGGCAACCTGCACGCGGCCCCCAACCCATCAGGAGCCCTCCTCATCGTCGGTCTTCCCCTTGGACGGTGA